The following are from one region of the Channa argus isolate prfri chromosome 6, Channa argus male v1.0, whole genome shotgun sequence genome:
- the sh3bgr gene encoding SH3 domain-binding glutamic acid-rich protein isoform X23, with the protein MVIKVFLASSSGSTAIKKKQQDVVAFLEALKVDYTPLDIACNEDNRAWMRQNVPEEKKPANGIPLPPQIFNEESYCGDYDTFFNAKEDNSVYAFLGLPPPPGSKEAEQANNSHIMENGTHTEETNADENLDESTAHAYEEEELEEDEADVQENEEDDLEETQEEEAE; encoded by the exons ATCAAAAAGAAGCAGCAAGATGTGGTCGCCTTCTTGGAGGCTCTTAAAGTGGACTACACTCCGCTGGATATCGCCTGCAACGAGGATAATCGCGCTTGGATGAGGCAAAATGTCCCAGAGGAGAAGAAGCCCGCCAACGGGATACCTTTACCTCCCCAAATCTTCAATGAAGAGAGTTACTGTGGG GACTATGATACGTTTTTCAATGCCAAAGAGGACAACTCAGTGTATGCCTTCTTGGGGCTACCTCCCCCTCCTGGGTCAAAG GAAGCAGAACAGGCCAACAATTCACACATCATGGAGAATGGGACCCATACTGAAGAAACTAATGCAGACGAAAACCTTGATGAGTCAACA GCCCATGCATATGAGGAAGAAGAACTG GAAGAAGATGAGGCTGACGTTCAAGAG AATGAAGAAGATGACTTGGAAGAAACACAG GAGGAAGAGGCTGAGTAG
- the sh3bgr gene encoding SH3 domain-binding glutamic acid-rich protein isoform X5 has protein sequence MVIKVFLASSSGSTAIKKKQQDVVAFLEALKVDYTPLDIACNEDNRAWMRQNVPEEKKPANGIPLPPQIFNEESYCGDYDTFFNAKEDNSVYAFLGLPPPPGSKEAEQANNSHIMENGTHTEETNADENLDESTEVPVKERNGEAHGEGDQAADDEEGAEGDADDEAEEEVPAADEEEEAVEETDEAHAYEEEELEEEELQQLEEEDEADVQENEEDDLEETQEEEAE, from the exons ATCAAAAAGAAGCAGCAAGATGTGGTCGCCTTCTTGGAGGCTCTTAAAGTGGACTACACTCCGCTGGATATCGCCTGCAACGAGGATAATCGCGCTTGGATGAGGCAAAATGTCCCAGAGGAGAAGAAGCCCGCCAACGGGATACCTTTACCTCCCCAAATCTTCAATGAAGAGAGTTACTGTGGG GACTATGATACGTTTTTCAATGCCAAAGAGGACAACTCAGTGTATGCCTTCTTGGGGCTACCTCCCCCTCCTGGGTCAAAG GAAGCAGAACAGGCCAACAATTCACACATCATGGAGAATGGGACCCATACTGAAGAAACTAATGCAGACGAAAACCTTGATGAGTCAACA GAGGTTCCAGTGAAGGAGCGTAATGGAGAGGCACACGGAGAGGGGGACCAGGCAGCTGATGATGAAGAGGGAGCAGAGGGAGATGCAGATGATGAAGCAGAAGAAGAGGTCCCTGCAGCagacgaggaagaggaggcagTGGAAGAAACAGACGAG GCCCATGCATATGAGGAAGAAGAACTG GAAGAAGAAGAGCTACAACAGCTTGAG GAAGAAGATGAGGCTGACGTTCAAGAG AATGAAGAAGATGACTTGGAAGAAACACAG GAGGAAGAGGCTGAGTAG
- the sh3bgr gene encoding SH3 domain-binding glutamic acid-rich protein isoform X28 has translation MVIKVFLASSSGSTAIKKKQQDVVAFLEALKVDYTPLDIACNEDNRAWMRQNVPEEKKPANGIPLPPQIFNEESYCGDYDTFFNAKEDNSVYAFLGLPPPPGSKAHAYEEEELEEEDLQSEEEEELQQLEEEDEADVQENEEDDLEETQEEEAE, from the exons ATCAAAAAGAAGCAGCAAGATGTGGTCGCCTTCTTGGAGGCTCTTAAAGTGGACTACACTCCGCTGGATATCGCCTGCAACGAGGATAATCGCGCTTGGATGAGGCAAAATGTCCCAGAGGAGAAGAAGCCCGCCAACGGGATACCTTTACCTCCCCAAATCTTCAATGAAGAGAGTTACTGTGGG GACTATGATACGTTTTTCAATGCCAAAGAGGACAACTCAGTGTATGCCTTCTTGGGGCTACCTCCCCCTCCTGGGTCAAAG GCCCATGCATATGAGGAAGAAGAACTG GAGGAAGAGGATTTGCAGTCAGAG GAAGAAGAAGAGCTACAACAGCTTGAG GAAGAAGATGAGGCTGACGTTCAAGAG AATGAAGAAGATGACTTGGAAGAAACACAG GAGGAAGAGGCTGAGTAG
- the sh3bgr gene encoding SH3 domain-binding glutamic acid-rich protein isoform X12: protein MVIKVFLASSSGSTAIKKKQQDVVAFLEALKVDYTPLDIACNEDNRAWMRQNVPEEKKPANGIPLPPQIFNEESYCGDYDTFFNAKEDNSVYAFLGLPPPPGSKEAEQANNSHIMENGTHTEETNADENLDESTEVPVKERNGEAHGEGDQAADDEEGAEGDADDEAEEEVPAADEEEEAVEETDEAHAYEEEELEEEDLQSEEEDEADVQEEEEAE from the exons ATCAAAAAGAAGCAGCAAGATGTGGTCGCCTTCTTGGAGGCTCTTAAAGTGGACTACACTCCGCTGGATATCGCCTGCAACGAGGATAATCGCGCTTGGATGAGGCAAAATGTCCCAGAGGAGAAGAAGCCCGCCAACGGGATACCTTTACCTCCCCAAATCTTCAATGAAGAGAGTTACTGTGGG GACTATGATACGTTTTTCAATGCCAAAGAGGACAACTCAGTGTATGCCTTCTTGGGGCTACCTCCCCCTCCTGGGTCAAAG GAAGCAGAACAGGCCAACAATTCACACATCATGGAGAATGGGACCCATACTGAAGAAACTAATGCAGACGAAAACCTTGATGAGTCAACA GAGGTTCCAGTGAAGGAGCGTAATGGAGAGGCACACGGAGAGGGGGACCAGGCAGCTGATGATGAAGAGGGAGCAGAGGGAGATGCAGATGATGAAGCAGAAGAAGAGGTCCCTGCAGCagacgaggaagaggaggcagTGGAAGAAACAGACGAG GCCCATGCATATGAGGAAGAAGAACTG GAGGAAGAGGATTTGCAGTCAGAG GAAGAAGATGAGGCTGACGTTCAAGAG GAGGAAGAGGCTGAGTAG
- the sh3bgr gene encoding SH3 domain-binding glutamic acid-rich protein isoform X6 yields the protein MVIKVFLASSSGSTAIKKKQQDVVAFLEALKVDYTPLDIACNEDNRAWMRQNVPEEKKPANGIPLPPQIFNEESYCGDYDTFFNAKEDNSVYAFLGLPPPPGSKEAEQANNSHIMENGTHTEETNADENLDESTEVPVKERNGEAHGEGDQAADDEEGAEGDADDEAEEEVPAADEEEEAVEETDEAHAYEEEELEEEDLQSEEEDEADVQENEEDDLEETQEEEAE from the exons ATCAAAAAGAAGCAGCAAGATGTGGTCGCCTTCTTGGAGGCTCTTAAAGTGGACTACACTCCGCTGGATATCGCCTGCAACGAGGATAATCGCGCTTGGATGAGGCAAAATGTCCCAGAGGAGAAGAAGCCCGCCAACGGGATACCTTTACCTCCCCAAATCTTCAATGAAGAGAGTTACTGTGGG GACTATGATACGTTTTTCAATGCCAAAGAGGACAACTCAGTGTATGCCTTCTTGGGGCTACCTCCCCCTCCTGGGTCAAAG GAAGCAGAACAGGCCAACAATTCACACATCATGGAGAATGGGACCCATACTGAAGAAACTAATGCAGACGAAAACCTTGATGAGTCAACA GAGGTTCCAGTGAAGGAGCGTAATGGAGAGGCACACGGAGAGGGGGACCAGGCAGCTGATGATGAAGAGGGAGCAGAGGGAGATGCAGATGATGAAGCAGAAGAAGAGGTCCCTGCAGCagacgaggaagaggaggcagTGGAAGAAACAGACGAG GCCCATGCATATGAGGAAGAAGAACTG GAGGAAGAGGATTTGCAGTCAGAG GAAGAAGATGAGGCTGACGTTCAAGAG AATGAAGAAGATGACTTGGAAGAAACACAG GAGGAAGAGGCTGAGTAG
- the sh3bgr gene encoding SH3 domain-binding glutamic acid-rich protein isoform X19 — protein MVIKVFLASSSGSTAIKKKQQDVVAFLEALKVDYTPLDIACNEDNRAWMRQNVPEEKKPANGIPLPPQIFNEESYCGDYDTFFNAKEDNSVYAFLGLPPPPGSKEAEQANNSHIMENGTHTEETNADENLDESTAHAYEEEELEEEDLQSEEEEELQQLEEQGEQGSEEEDEADVQENEEDDLEETQEEEAE, from the exons ATCAAAAAGAAGCAGCAAGATGTGGTCGCCTTCTTGGAGGCTCTTAAAGTGGACTACACTCCGCTGGATATCGCCTGCAACGAGGATAATCGCGCTTGGATGAGGCAAAATGTCCCAGAGGAGAAGAAGCCCGCCAACGGGATACCTTTACCTCCCCAAATCTTCAATGAAGAGAGTTACTGTGGG GACTATGATACGTTTTTCAATGCCAAAGAGGACAACTCAGTGTATGCCTTCTTGGGGCTACCTCCCCCTCCTGGGTCAAAG GAAGCAGAACAGGCCAACAATTCACACATCATGGAGAATGGGACCCATACTGAAGAAACTAATGCAGACGAAAACCTTGATGAGTCAACA GCCCATGCATATGAGGAAGAAGAACTG GAGGAAGAGGATTTGCAGTCAGAG GAAGAAGAAGAGCTACAACAGCTTGAG GAGCAAGGTGAACAAGGAAGTGAG GAAGAAGATGAGGCTGACGTTCAAGAG AATGAAGAAGATGACTTGGAAGAAACACAG GAGGAAGAGGCTGAGTAG
- the sh3bgr gene encoding SH3 domain-binding glutamic acid-rich protein isoform X2, translated as MVIKVFLASSSGSTAIKKKQQDVVAFLEALKVDYTPLDIACNEDNRAWMRQNVPEEKKPANGIPLPPQIFNEESYCGDYDTFFNAKEDNSVYAFLGLPPPPGSKEAEQANNSHIMENGTHTEETNADENLDESTEVPVKERNGEAHGEGDQAADDEEGAEGDADDEAEEEVPAADEEEEAVEETDEAHAYEEEELEEEDLQSEEEEELQQLEEEDEADVQENEEDDLEETQEEEAE; from the exons ATCAAAAAGAAGCAGCAAGATGTGGTCGCCTTCTTGGAGGCTCTTAAAGTGGACTACACTCCGCTGGATATCGCCTGCAACGAGGATAATCGCGCTTGGATGAGGCAAAATGTCCCAGAGGAGAAGAAGCCCGCCAACGGGATACCTTTACCTCCCCAAATCTTCAATGAAGAGAGTTACTGTGGG GACTATGATACGTTTTTCAATGCCAAAGAGGACAACTCAGTGTATGCCTTCTTGGGGCTACCTCCCCCTCCTGGGTCAAAG GAAGCAGAACAGGCCAACAATTCACACATCATGGAGAATGGGACCCATACTGAAGAAACTAATGCAGACGAAAACCTTGATGAGTCAACA GAGGTTCCAGTGAAGGAGCGTAATGGAGAGGCACACGGAGAGGGGGACCAGGCAGCTGATGATGAAGAGGGAGCAGAGGGAGATGCAGATGATGAAGCAGAAGAAGAGGTCCCTGCAGCagacgaggaagaggaggcagTGGAAGAAACAGACGAG GCCCATGCATATGAGGAAGAAGAACTG GAGGAAGAGGATTTGCAGTCAGAG GAAGAAGAAGAGCTACAACAGCTTGAG GAAGAAGATGAGGCTGACGTTCAAGAG AATGAAGAAGATGACTTGGAAGAAACACAG GAGGAAGAGGCTGAGTAG
- the sh3bgr gene encoding SH3 domain-binding glutamic acid-rich protein isoform X16 yields the protein MVIKVFLASSSGSTAIKKKQQDVVAFLEALKVDYTPLDIACNEDNRAWMRQNVPEEKKPANGIPLPPQIFNEESYCGDYDTFFNAKEDNSVYAFLGLPPPPGSKEAEQANNSHIMENGTHTEETNADENLDESTEVPVKERNGEAHGEGDQAADDEEGAEGDADDEAEEEVPAADEEEEAVEETDEAHAYEEEELEEEELQQLEEEEAE from the exons ATCAAAAAGAAGCAGCAAGATGTGGTCGCCTTCTTGGAGGCTCTTAAAGTGGACTACACTCCGCTGGATATCGCCTGCAACGAGGATAATCGCGCTTGGATGAGGCAAAATGTCCCAGAGGAGAAGAAGCCCGCCAACGGGATACCTTTACCTCCCCAAATCTTCAATGAAGAGAGTTACTGTGGG GACTATGATACGTTTTTCAATGCCAAAGAGGACAACTCAGTGTATGCCTTCTTGGGGCTACCTCCCCCTCCTGGGTCAAAG GAAGCAGAACAGGCCAACAATTCACACATCATGGAGAATGGGACCCATACTGAAGAAACTAATGCAGACGAAAACCTTGATGAGTCAACA GAGGTTCCAGTGAAGGAGCGTAATGGAGAGGCACACGGAGAGGGGGACCAGGCAGCTGATGATGAAGAGGGAGCAGAGGGAGATGCAGATGATGAAGCAGAAGAAGAGGTCCCTGCAGCagacgaggaagaggaggcagTGGAAGAAACAGACGAG GCCCATGCATATGAGGAAGAAGAACTG GAAGAAGAAGAGCTACAACAGCTTGAG GAGGAAGAGGCTGAGTAG
- the sh3bgr gene encoding SH3 domain-binding glutamic acid-rich protein isoform X29 translates to MVIKVFLASSSGSTAIKKKQQDVVAFLEALKVDYTPLDIACNEDNRAWMRQNVPEEKKPANGIPLPPQIFNEESYCGDYDTFFNAKEDNSVYAFLGLPPPPGSKAHAYEEEELEEEELQQLEEQGEQGSEEEDEADVQENEEDDLEETQEEEAE, encoded by the exons ATCAAAAAGAAGCAGCAAGATGTGGTCGCCTTCTTGGAGGCTCTTAAAGTGGACTACACTCCGCTGGATATCGCCTGCAACGAGGATAATCGCGCTTGGATGAGGCAAAATGTCCCAGAGGAGAAGAAGCCCGCCAACGGGATACCTTTACCTCCCCAAATCTTCAATGAAGAGAGTTACTGTGGG GACTATGATACGTTTTTCAATGCCAAAGAGGACAACTCAGTGTATGCCTTCTTGGGGCTACCTCCCCCTCCTGGGTCAAAG GCCCATGCATATGAGGAAGAAGAACTG GAAGAAGAAGAGCTACAACAGCTTGAG GAGCAAGGTGAACAAGGAAGTGAG GAAGAAGATGAGGCTGACGTTCAAGAG AATGAAGAAGATGACTTGGAAGAAACACAG GAGGAAGAGGCTGAGTAG
- the sh3bgr gene encoding SH3 domain-binding glutamic acid-rich protein isoform X7, with protein MVIKVFLASSSGSTAIKKKQQDVVAFLEALKVDYTPLDIACNEDNRAWMRQNVPEEKKPANGIPLPPQIFNEESYCGDYDTFFNAKEDNSVYAFLGLPPPPGSKEAEQANNSHIMENGTHTEETNADENLDESTEVPVKERNGEAHGEGDQAADDEEGAEGDADDEAEEEVPAADEEEEAVEETDEAHAYEEEELEEEDLQSEEEEELQQLENEEDDLEETQEEEAE; from the exons ATCAAAAAGAAGCAGCAAGATGTGGTCGCCTTCTTGGAGGCTCTTAAAGTGGACTACACTCCGCTGGATATCGCCTGCAACGAGGATAATCGCGCTTGGATGAGGCAAAATGTCCCAGAGGAGAAGAAGCCCGCCAACGGGATACCTTTACCTCCCCAAATCTTCAATGAAGAGAGTTACTGTGGG GACTATGATACGTTTTTCAATGCCAAAGAGGACAACTCAGTGTATGCCTTCTTGGGGCTACCTCCCCCTCCTGGGTCAAAG GAAGCAGAACAGGCCAACAATTCACACATCATGGAGAATGGGACCCATACTGAAGAAACTAATGCAGACGAAAACCTTGATGAGTCAACA GAGGTTCCAGTGAAGGAGCGTAATGGAGAGGCACACGGAGAGGGGGACCAGGCAGCTGATGATGAAGAGGGAGCAGAGGGAGATGCAGATGATGAAGCAGAAGAAGAGGTCCCTGCAGCagacgaggaagaggaggcagTGGAAGAAACAGACGAG GCCCATGCATATGAGGAAGAAGAACTG GAGGAAGAGGATTTGCAGTCAGAG GAAGAAGAAGAGCTACAACAGCTTGAG AATGAAGAAGATGACTTGGAAGAAACACAG GAGGAAGAGGCTGAGTAG
- the sh3bgr gene encoding SH3 domain-binding glutamic acid-rich protein isoform X10 yields the protein MVIKVFLASSSGSTAIKKKQQDVVAFLEALKVDYTPLDIACNEDNRAWMRQNVPEEKKPANGIPLPPQIFNEESYCGDYDTFFNAKEDNSVYAFLGLPPPPGSKEAEQANNSHIMENGTHTEETNADENLDESTEVPVKERNGEAHGEGDQAADDEEGAEGDADDEAEEEVPAADEEEEAVEETDEAHAYEEEELEEEELQQLEEEDEADVQEEEEAE from the exons ATCAAAAAGAAGCAGCAAGATGTGGTCGCCTTCTTGGAGGCTCTTAAAGTGGACTACACTCCGCTGGATATCGCCTGCAACGAGGATAATCGCGCTTGGATGAGGCAAAATGTCCCAGAGGAGAAGAAGCCCGCCAACGGGATACCTTTACCTCCCCAAATCTTCAATGAAGAGAGTTACTGTGGG GACTATGATACGTTTTTCAATGCCAAAGAGGACAACTCAGTGTATGCCTTCTTGGGGCTACCTCCCCCTCCTGGGTCAAAG GAAGCAGAACAGGCCAACAATTCACACATCATGGAGAATGGGACCCATACTGAAGAAACTAATGCAGACGAAAACCTTGATGAGTCAACA GAGGTTCCAGTGAAGGAGCGTAATGGAGAGGCACACGGAGAGGGGGACCAGGCAGCTGATGATGAAGAGGGAGCAGAGGGAGATGCAGATGATGAAGCAGAAGAAGAGGTCCCTGCAGCagacgaggaagaggaggcagTGGAAGAAACAGACGAG GCCCATGCATATGAGGAAGAAGAACTG GAAGAAGAAGAGCTACAACAGCTTGAG GAAGAAGATGAGGCTGACGTTCAAGAG GAGGAAGAGGCTGAGTAG
- the sh3bgr gene encoding SH3 domain-binding glutamic acid-rich protein isoform X14, with amino-acid sequence MVIKVFLASSSGSTAIKKKQQDVVAFLEALKVDYTPLDIACNEDNRAWMRQNVPEEKKPANGIPLPPQIFNEESYCGDYDTFFNAKEDNSVYAFLGLPPPPGSKEVPVKERNGEAHGEGDQAADDEEGAEGDADDEAEEEVPAADEEEEAVEETDEAHAYEEEELEEEDLQSEEEEELQQLEEQGEQGSEEEDEADVQENEEDDLEETQEEEAE; translated from the exons ATCAAAAAGAAGCAGCAAGATGTGGTCGCCTTCTTGGAGGCTCTTAAAGTGGACTACACTCCGCTGGATATCGCCTGCAACGAGGATAATCGCGCTTGGATGAGGCAAAATGTCCCAGAGGAGAAGAAGCCCGCCAACGGGATACCTTTACCTCCCCAAATCTTCAATGAAGAGAGTTACTGTGGG GACTATGATACGTTTTTCAATGCCAAAGAGGACAACTCAGTGTATGCCTTCTTGGGGCTACCTCCCCCTCCTGGGTCAAAG GAGGTTCCAGTGAAGGAGCGTAATGGAGAGGCACACGGAGAGGGGGACCAGGCAGCTGATGATGAAGAGGGAGCAGAGGGAGATGCAGATGATGAAGCAGAAGAAGAGGTCCCTGCAGCagacgaggaagaggaggcagTGGAAGAAACAGACGAG GCCCATGCATATGAGGAAGAAGAACTG GAGGAAGAGGATTTGCAGTCAGAG GAAGAAGAAGAGCTACAACAGCTTGAG GAGCAAGGTGAACAAGGAAGTGAG GAAGAAGATGAGGCTGACGTTCAAGAG AATGAAGAAGATGACTTGGAAGAAACACAG GAGGAAGAGGCTGAGTAG
- the sh3bgr gene encoding SH3 domain-binding glutamic acid-rich protein isoform X1 has protein sequence MVIKVFLASSSGSTAIKKKQQDVVAFLEALKVDYTPLDIACNEDNRAWMRQNVPEEKKPANGIPLPPQIFNEESYCGDYDTFFNAKEDNSVYAFLGLPPPPGSKEAEQANNSHIMENGTHTEETNADENLDESTEVPVKERNGEAHGEGDQAADDEEGAEGDADDEAEEEVPAADEEEEAVEETDEAHAYEEEELEEEDLQSEEEEELQQLEEQGEQGSEEEDEADVQENEEDDLEETQEEEAE, from the exons ATCAAAAAGAAGCAGCAAGATGTGGTCGCCTTCTTGGAGGCTCTTAAAGTGGACTACACTCCGCTGGATATCGCCTGCAACGAGGATAATCGCGCTTGGATGAGGCAAAATGTCCCAGAGGAGAAGAAGCCCGCCAACGGGATACCTTTACCTCCCCAAATCTTCAATGAAGAGAGTTACTGTGGG GACTATGATACGTTTTTCAATGCCAAAGAGGACAACTCAGTGTATGCCTTCTTGGGGCTACCTCCCCCTCCTGGGTCAAAG GAAGCAGAACAGGCCAACAATTCACACATCATGGAGAATGGGACCCATACTGAAGAAACTAATGCAGACGAAAACCTTGATGAGTCAACA GAGGTTCCAGTGAAGGAGCGTAATGGAGAGGCACACGGAGAGGGGGACCAGGCAGCTGATGATGAAGAGGGAGCAGAGGGAGATGCAGATGATGAAGCAGAAGAAGAGGTCCCTGCAGCagacgaggaagaggaggcagTGGAAGAAACAGACGAG GCCCATGCATATGAGGAAGAAGAACTG GAGGAAGAGGATTTGCAGTCAGAG GAAGAAGAAGAGCTACAACAGCTTGAG GAGCAAGGTGAACAAGGAAGTGAG GAAGAAGATGAGGCTGACGTTCAAGAG AATGAAGAAGATGACTTGGAAGAAACACAG GAGGAAGAGGCTGAGTAG
- the sh3bgr gene encoding SH3 domain-binding glutamic acid-rich protein isoform X4 codes for MVIKVFLASSSGSTAIKKKQQDVVAFLEALKVDYTPLDIACNEDNRAWMRQNVPEEKKPANGIPLPPQIFNEESYCGDYDTFFNAKEDNSVYAFLGLPPPPGSKEAEQANNSHIMENGTHTEETNADENLDESTEVPVKERNGEAHGEGDQAADDEEGAEGDADDEAEEEVPAADEEEEAVEETDEAHAYEEEELEEEDLQSEEEEELQQLEEQGEQGSEEEDEADVQEEEEAE; via the exons ATCAAAAAGAAGCAGCAAGATGTGGTCGCCTTCTTGGAGGCTCTTAAAGTGGACTACACTCCGCTGGATATCGCCTGCAACGAGGATAATCGCGCTTGGATGAGGCAAAATGTCCCAGAGGAGAAGAAGCCCGCCAACGGGATACCTTTACCTCCCCAAATCTTCAATGAAGAGAGTTACTGTGGG GACTATGATACGTTTTTCAATGCCAAAGAGGACAACTCAGTGTATGCCTTCTTGGGGCTACCTCCCCCTCCTGGGTCAAAG GAAGCAGAACAGGCCAACAATTCACACATCATGGAGAATGGGACCCATACTGAAGAAACTAATGCAGACGAAAACCTTGATGAGTCAACA GAGGTTCCAGTGAAGGAGCGTAATGGAGAGGCACACGGAGAGGGGGACCAGGCAGCTGATGATGAAGAGGGAGCAGAGGGAGATGCAGATGATGAAGCAGAAGAAGAGGTCCCTGCAGCagacgaggaagaggaggcagTGGAAGAAACAGACGAG GCCCATGCATATGAGGAAGAAGAACTG GAGGAAGAGGATTTGCAGTCAGAG GAAGAAGAAGAGCTACAACAGCTTGAG GAGCAAGGTGAACAAGGAAGTGAG GAAGAAGATGAGGCTGACGTTCAAGAG GAGGAAGAGGCTGAGTAG
- the sh3bgr gene encoding SH3 domain-binding glutamic acid-rich protein isoform X13, producing the protein MVIKVFLASSSGSTAIKKKQQDVVAFLEALKVDYTPLDIACNEDNRAWMRQNVPEEKKPANGIPLPPQIFNEESYCGDYDTFFNAKEDNSVYAFLGLPPPPGSKEAEQANNSHIMENGTHTEETNADENLDESTEVPVKERNGEAHGEGDQAADDEEGAEGDADDEAEEEVPAADEEEEAVEETDEAHAYEEEELEEEDLQSEEEEELQQLEEEEAE; encoded by the exons ATCAAAAAGAAGCAGCAAGATGTGGTCGCCTTCTTGGAGGCTCTTAAAGTGGACTACACTCCGCTGGATATCGCCTGCAACGAGGATAATCGCGCTTGGATGAGGCAAAATGTCCCAGAGGAGAAGAAGCCCGCCAACGGGATACCTTTACCTCCCCAAATCTTCAATGAAGAGAGTTACTGTGGG GACTATGATACGTTTTTCAATGCCAAAGAGGACAACTCAGTGTATGCCTTCTTGGGGCTACCTCCCCCTCCTGGGTCAAAG GAAGCAGAACAGGCCAACAATTCACACATCATGGAGAATGGGACCCATACTGAAGAAACTAATGCAGACGAAAACCTTGATGAGTCAACA GAGGTTCCAGTGAAGGAGCGTAATGGAGAGGCACACGGAGAGGGGGACCAGGCAGCTGATGATGAAGAGGGAGCAGAGGGAGATGCAGATGATGAAGCAGAAGAAGAGGTCCCTGCAGCagacgaggaagaggaggcagTGGAAGAAACAGACGAG GCCCATGCATATGAGGAAGAAGAACTG GAGGAAGAGGATTTGCAGTCAGAG GAAGAAGAAGAGCTACAACAGCTTGAG GAGGAAGAGGCTGAGTAG
- the sh3bgr gene encoding SH3 domain-binding glutamic acid-rich protein isoform X25 produces the protein MVIKVFLASSSGSTAIKKKQQDVVAFLEALKVDYTPLDIACNEDNRAWMRQNVPEEKKPANGIPLPPQIFNEESYCGDYDTFFNAKEDNSVYAFLGLPPPPGSKAHAYEEEELEEEDLQSEEEEELQQLEEQGEQGSEEEDEADVQENEEDDLEETQEEEAE, from the exons ATCAAAAAGAAGCAGCAAGATGTGGTCGCCTTCTTGGAGGCTCTTAAAGTGGACTACACTCCGCTGGATATCGCCTGCAACGAGGATAATCGCGCTTGGATGAGGCAAAATGTCCCAGAGGAGAAGAAGCCCGCCAACGGGATACCTTTACCTCCCCAAATCTTCAATGAAGAGAGTTACTGTGGG GACTATGATACGTTTTTCAATGCCAAAGAGGACAACTCAGTGTATGCCTTCTTGGGGCTACCTCCCCCTCCTGGGTCAAAG GCCCATGCATATGAGGAAGAAGAACTG GAGGAAGAGGATTTGCAGTCAGAG GAAGAAGAAGAGCTACAACAGCTTGAG GAGCAAGGTGAACAAGGAAGTGAG GAAGAAGATGAGGCTGACGTTCAAGAG AATGAAGAAGATGACTTGGAAGAAACACAG GAGGAAGAGGCTGAGTAG